The Microbacterium paraoxydans genome includes a window with the following:
- a CDS encoding GNAT family N-acetyltransferase, whose amino-acid sequence MPHSSVAAGVAHGCRELTRYTEFREAAALYARVFAYTENEYALNANLLTALARNGGSAVGAFADDGELIGFAYGFAGCDTTGASFHYSQAAAVDAAHQGRGVGQALKLAQRAVALRWGQRTMRWTFDPLLSRNAHFNLSSLGAVGIAYERDYYARPDTDRLVVSWDLDVADRPTRRSLPVPPVLGPDDWGRAVAADGGTWIAIPTRPGALDAEERAVLRRDLERTMTAAFRRGDVLVGATRLDDDTAVYRATPREGTA is encoded by the coding sequence GTGCCTCATTCTTCGGTGGCCGCCGGTGTCGCCCACGGTTGCCGCGAGCTCACCCGGTACACCGAGTTCCGTGAGGCCGCCGCGCTGTACGCCCGCGTCTTCGCATACACGGAGAACGAGTACGCCCTCAACGCCAACCTGCTCACCGCCCTCGCCCGCAACGGCGGTTCCGCGGTCGGCGCCTTCGCCGACGACGGGGAGCTGATCGGGTTCGCGTACGGGTTCGCCGGCTGTGACACCACCGGCGCGTCCTTCCACTACTCGCAGGCGGCCGCCGTCGATGCCGCGCACCAGGGACGCGGCGTCGGCCAGGCGCTCAAGCTCGCGCAGCGTGCCGTGGCCCTGCGTTGGGGGCAGCGGACGATGCGGTGGACGTTCGATCCGCTGCTGTCACGCAACGCGCACTTCAATCTGAGCTCTCTCGGCGCCGTCGGCATCGCGTACGAGCGCGACTACTACGCCCGCCCCGACACCGACCGCCTGGTGGTCTCCTGGGATCTGGACGTCGCCGATCGTCCGACCCGCCGGTCCCTTCCCGTCCCTCCCGTGCTCGGGCCGGACGACTGGGGGCGGGCCGTGGCGGCGGACGGCGGCACCTGGATCGCGATCCCGACGCGACCCGGCGCCCTCGACGCCGAGGAGCGCGCGGTGCTGCGGCGGGATCTGGAGCGGACGATGACCGCGGCATTCCGCCGCGGGGACGTCCTCGTCGGGGCCACGCGCCTCGACGACGACACGGCGGTCTACCGCGCGACACCTCGAGAGGGCACGGCATGA